The genome window TATTTGCTATACACTCCACTGCAATTTTCGGCCTTTACTTGCCTACTCGATATAAATAAAGGTGCATCTGAATGCTGACAGAAAGGTAAGTAACAGTGAATCTTTTCATCAGTGTCTTGATTCCCTTGGGCTGGGACCAATCTGTATTGCCTTATAGACAACAACTACAGGCACATAGATTTATACATTCAATGAAGCAATCATTGATGTACTTTTAGGGGCATAAAtagtcaaatccaaattgaatagTTGTCAAACCATTTTAAGGTCATGTATTCAAACAGGAACAGGATGTATCCTTGCAAAAAAAGAAGGAATGAGGTATTGGATGCATAACGGGTATGGCATCTGAATTCATTTAGGATCTCAATTCGGTTGAATTTGAATACTATACTGAGTCAATAGTAAACTACATGAGAATTTGTTAAGGCACAGTCACTCTGAATTTTCTAATTAGAGGTTAGCAACGTGATAGAGATTTGTCATATAACTAAATAAAGTGTTATCAGGTTATGTATGAAGGTATTAGCTTAGGGATTGTAGTTTCAGGTGTAGTAGTTATAATAGACCCCTATTTGACTACATCTGTGATACCTCATCCAAATTCAGTGTAGTAAATTATAATTGGATAATATTTAAATCACAATGAGTATCTGGATGGAAAATCTTACCAAATAAGCATGTGTCAGATTCAAGCTTTGGATATTTCAGATTATCCATATCAATCTATTTGGATGTTTGGCCTGCTTATGTCTGTCTTGATATGCAGGCACAAGAAACGGTGCTTGGGTAGCTATCGTAGAGTTCAAGAATCATCACCTGAAAGTTTGGAATTAAAATGTTCAAAAGGTAATTTTAGCTTCAGACCTACCATTTCTCAAATTATGACAAATGCTGGAGATGATTCTTCAATGCAGAGTCTGCAGATATAAATTTTATCTAGTATACTACCTCATACAGAGTAATGAAATTGCTAACTATTCTTGATAACTTCAGCTGAAGTAGCACTTGATGAGGGCAAGGCTGACGAACTTGTTTGCAAAAGTTGGCACCCCACTCATACATCAAATAGGATcagaaaaaacaataaaaacgAACTGGAAGATGCCTCTGCTGGGTTCCATCATCGTACTGAGAATACAATTGGCTGTTCAGGATTCGATTCCTCTTCAAGAGACAAGTCTAATAAGAAAATCAAACTGTCAAAGGATGTTAGCTTTGACCTTCAGACCGCAGAAACTGTTCAGGAAGCACCAAAACGTCCAAGAACAGCTGTACTACAGAACCAAGAGTGTAGCAGACGGAAGAAAAGGAAACTAAGCCAGTGGGACGGTTCCTACTCAGTAATAATTGAATGGTTGAATTACTATTGTGTTAGTGAGTCGGATGAAGATGAATTACCTTTGATCAACAAGCGAACAGAAAGAAGGAAACAGCAAAAAATACTTGGAATGTCTCTAGCAAGAGAATCCAGCAACAGTATTAAGTGTGCTAGCTCAACTTCTCATACGGTAAATGGAACAAAAGATGGTTGTGCTGGTTCTTGCTCACTAGACCCAGGGGACAATAGCAAATTTTTAATTGCGCCAGCTTCTCGACCTGAAGAAAGGTCGTTGCCAAATCATGCTCCGGGTAGTCATGGAGTTGCTGGAAATCAAGCCGGCTGTGAATCGGTGTCGTCTCCGTTGGATTCACCAATTAGAGGTGAAATTGTCGACATTTCAGATGGTTGAGTGCAAGAGCTCCGTTAGTTTCTTTTAACTGAAACCAGGATGACAGATTATCCAATATAATGGTTGTAAACCTTTGTTTCATTTGTGCACCTTGCAACTGCTAGATATGTGCGGACTGCTAAGTCGTCCCGTGAAGCATCGAACATGTGTCTTAAATGTCTTTGTATATAAGTTTTGTTACTG of Phragmites australis chromosome 3, lpPhrAust1.1, whole genome shotgun sequence contains these proteins:
- the LOC133911923 gene encoding uncharacterized protein LOC133911923 isoform X2 translates to MILLSKSLCECHDNSDVKNVLLHEMIHAYICIKDNNNNHSDHGAKFQKLMNTINSSSVADPHRPVDGYSITMLHEIRKKYYHYQCESCGDLVKSIKMRGPSHDDFIERIGADDSCRNSKCHWHRHKKRCLGSYRRVQESSPESLELKCSKAEVALDEGKADELVCKSWHPTHTSNRIRKNNKNELEDASAGFHHRTENTIGCSGFDSSSRDKSNKKIKLSKDVSFDLQTAETVQEAPKRPRTAVLQNQECSRRKKRKLSQWDGSYSVIIEWLNYYCVSESDEDELPLINKRTERRKQQKILGMSLARESSNSIKCASSTSHTVNGTKDGCAGSCSLDPGDNSKFLIAPASRPEERSLPNHAPGSHGVAGNQAGCESVSSPLDSPIRGEIVDISDG
- the LOC133911923 gene encoding uncharacterized protein LOC133911923 isoform X1, producing MVGSDPNGSGVAPDISGLFCDYNTLYFRDSLDACAVSWAEEPLPDRDVSTCDYYPGGGGCMILLSKSLCECHDNSDVKNVLLHEMIHAYICIKDNNNNHSDHGAKFQKLMNTINSSSVADPHRPVDGYSITMLHEIRKKYYHYQCESCGDLVKSIKMRGPSHDDFIERIGADDSCRNSKCHWHRHKKRCLGSYRRVQESSPESLELKCSKAEVALDEGKADELVCKSWHPTHTSNRIRKNNKNELEDASAGFHHRTENTIGCSGFDSSSRDKSNKKIKLSKDVSFDLQTAETVQEAPKRPRTAVLQNQECSRRKKRKLSQWDGSYSVIIEWLNYYCVSESDEDELPLINKRTERRKQQKILGMSLARESSNSIKCASSTSHTVNGTKDGCAGSCSLDPGDNSKFLIAPASRPEERSLPNHAPGSHGVAGNQAGCESVSSPLDSPIRGEIVDISDG